In the Bacillus sp. FJAT-42376 genome, CGCTCCGGCTCCATTGCCCATTTTTCAAATGTCATGGCGGAAGTAAAAAAAGCGGCTGAACAGGGGAAGCCGGTGCTTGGCGTCTGCAACGGATTTCAAATTCTCCTTGAAGCAGGGCTGCTTCCGGGTGCGATGAAACGGAACGAAGGGCTGAAATTCAAGTGCGAATCTGCTTCTTTGAAGGTAGTCAATGCCAATACTCCGTTCACATCCGCTTATGAAGAAAATCAGGTCATCTCTGTACCGATTGCCCACGGAGAAGGGAATTACTTCTGTGACGAAACGACGCTGAAAAGACTGAAAGAGAACGGTCAAATCATTTTTACGTACAGCGAAAATCCGAACGGAAGTCTGGAGGATATCGCAGGGATTGTCAATGAACGAGGCAATGTCCTCGGCATGATGCCTCACCCCGAGCGAGCTGTGGACGCTATGCTAGGAAGCGCGGACGGCATTAAGCTGTTTCAATCGATCGTAAAAAACTGGAGGGAAGCACATGTCACTACTTCTTGAGCCAAATCCTGAACAAATCAAAGCAGAAAAAGTGTATCAGCAGATGGGAATCAGCGACGAAGAATTTGCGATGGTTGAATCCATTCTCGGACGCCTGCCCAACTATACGGAAACGGGAATTTTCTCCGTTATGTGGTCTGAGCACTGCAGCTATAAAAACTCCAAACCGGTTCTGAAAAAGTTCCCTGTCACAGGGGAGCACGTTCTGCAGGGACCGGGCGAGGGAGCGGGGATCGTGGATATCGGCGATAACCAGGCGGTTGTTTTTAAAATTGAGAGCCATAATCACCCCTCTGCTGTTGAGCCTTACCAGGGCGCTGCAACGGGTGTCGGCGGCATCATCCGTGATGTGTTCTCGATGGGTGCGCGCCCGATCGCTCTATTAAATTCGCTGAGATTCGGTGAACTGAAAACACCGCGCGTAAAGTATTTGTTTGAAGAAGTAGTAGCAGGGATTGCCGGCTACGGAAACTGCATCGGTATTCCGACCGTTGGCGGCGAAATCCAGTTTGATGCCTCCTATGAAGGAAATCCGCTTGTGAACGCTATGTGTGTCGGACTCATCGACCATAAGGATATAAAGAAAGGCCAGGCAAAGGGTGTCGGCAATACGGTCATGTACGTCGGTGCCAAAACAGGCCGTGACGGCATTCACGGAGCGACATTCGCTTCAGAGGAACTGAACGAGAAATCGGATGAAAAGCGACCGGCCGTTCAGGTAGGGGATCCGTTCATGGAAAAGCTTCTATTGGAAGCCTGTCTTGAAGTGATCCAAAATGATGCGCTTGTCGGCATTCAGGATATGGGGGCGGCGGGCCTTACGAGTTCGTCTGCTGAAATGGCGAGCAAAGCAGGCTCTGGAATCGAAATGAACCTCGATTTGATTCCGCAGCGCGAGTACGGAATGACGCCGTATGAAATGATGCTGTCCGAGTCCCAGGAGCGGATGCTGCTTGTGATTGAGAAAGGCCGCGAGCATGAGATTGAAGCGATCTTCGCGAAGTATGACCTTGAAGCCGTTTCAGTCGGGACGGTAACGAATGATAAAATGCTCCGCCTTGTTCATAGAGGGGAGGTTGTCGTTGAGATTCCGGTCGATGCGCTGGCAGAGGAAGCGCCGGTTTATCACAAACCTTCTTCAGAGCCGGCTTATTTCCGGGAGTTTCAGCAAATGGAGGAAACCGTTCCAGAGGTTGAAAACCTTGAGGATACACTGATCAGCCTTCTCAAGCAGCCGACGATTGCGAGCAAGGAATGGGTCTACAATCAGTATGACTATATGGTCCGCACGAATACAGTGGTCGCACCGGGATCCGATGCTGCGGTGCTGCGCATCCGCGGAACGAAGAAGGCGCTTGCGATGACAACGGACTGCAACTCGCGCTACCTGTACCTTGACCCGGAAACGGGCGGGAAAATTGCCGTGGCAGAAGCAGCCCGCAACATTGTTTGCTCGGGAGGAACACCGCTTGCCATCACGGATTGTCTGAACTTCGGGAATCCGGAAAAGCCGGAGATTTTCTGGCAGCTTGAAAAGGCGGCGGACGGGATGAGCGAGGCATGTACCGTTCTCGGTGCTCCGGTTATCGGGGGCAATGTTTCTCTTTATAACGAAACGAACGGAACGGCAATCTACCCTACACCCGTCATCGGAATGGTCGGTCTGATTGAGGATACGGATTACATTACCACTCAGGACTTCAAAGATGCGGGCGATTTTATTTATGTGCTTGGCGAAACGAAGGCTGAATTCGGAGGAAGCGAGCTGCAGAAGCTTGTGTACGGCGGCATTTCCGGAAAAGCCCCGGCCCTTGATTTAGCGGTTGAAAAGGAACGGATGGGCCTTTTATCAAAAGCCATCCGCGAAGGTCTTGTTCAGTCGGCGCATGATGCAGCAGAAGGCGGTCTTGCGGTGGCGCTGGCTGAATCGGCCTTTTCAGGAAAAGGACTCGGAGCAGATGTGGAGTTTAACGGTGATGCGGTAACGGCACTGTTCAGTGAAACTCAATCCCGTTATGTCATTACAGTAAATCCTGAAAAGAAAGAGCGTTTTGAGGAGTTAACGAAGGCTGCAAGAATCGGCCGGGTCACGGACAGCGGAAAACTAACCATTCGCGGAAGCCAAGGGGAACAGTGGGTGGATTTAAGCATCGAGAAGCTTGAAGACGCCTGGAGAGGAGCCATCCCATGCTTGCTGAAATTAAAGGATTAAACGAGGAATGCGGCGTTTTTGGAATCTGGGGTCATCCTGATTCCGCTCAGATTACGTATTACGGCTTGCACAGTTTGCAGCACCGCGGCCAGGAGGGAGCGGGCATTGTAACGACAGACGGAAAGACGATGGACTGCGAGAAAGGTCTTGGCCTGATTACGGATGTGTTCAACAAAGGCCAGCTTGGCGATATGAGCGGGAAGGCGGCGATTGGCCATGTACGCTATGCAACTGCGGGTGGCGGAGGCTTTGAGAACGTGCAGCCGCTTATGTTCCGTTCGCAAAACGGCGGTCTGGCGCTTGCACATAACGGGAATCTGGTGAACGCGAATCACTTAAAGCACCAACTTGAAAGCCAGGGGAGCATTTTTCAGACAACGTCCGATACGGAAGTGCTGGCTCATTTAATTAAACGAAGCGGCCATTTTTCTTTGAAGGATAAGGTGAAAAACGCGTTATCCATGATTAAAGGCGCTTACGCGTTTGTGATTTTAACCGAAACGGAAATGATGGTGGCGCTTGATCCGAACAGCCTCCGTCCGCTGTCGATCGGCCTGCTTGGGGATGCATATGTGGTCGCATCGG is a window encoding:
- the purQ gene encoding phosphoribosylformylglycinamidine synthase subunit PurQ, producing MKFAVIVFPGSNCDVDMYHAIKDELGEEAEYVWHDANDLSGFDGILLPGGFSYGDYLRSGSIAHFSNVMAEVKKAAEQGKPVLGVCNGFQILLEAGLLPGAMKRNEGLKFKCESASLKVVNANTPFTSAYEENQVISVPIAHGEGNYFCDETTLKRLKENGQIIFTYSENPNGSLEDIAGIVNERGNVLGMMPHPERAVDAMLGSADGIKLFQSIVKNWREAHVTTS
- the purL gene encoding phosphoribosylformylglycinamidine synthase subunit PurL; the protein is MSLLLEPNPEQIKAEKVYQQMGISDEEFAMVESILGRLPNYTETGIFSVMWSEHCSYKNSKPVLKKFPVTGEHVLQGPGEGAGIVDIGDNQAVVFKIESHNHPSAVEPYQGAATGVGGIIRDVFSMGARPIALLNSLRFGELKTPRVKYLFEEVVAGIAGYGNCIGIPTVGGEIQFDASYEGNPLVNAMCVGLIDHKDIKKGQAKGVGNTVMYVGAKTGRDGIHGATFASEELNEKSDEKRPAVQVGDPFMEKLLLEACLEVIQNDALVGIQDMGAAGLTSSSAEMASKAGSGIEMNLDLIPQREYGMTPYEMMLSESQERMLLVIEKGREHEIEAIFAKYDLEAVSVGTVTNDKMLRLVHRGEVVVEIPVDALAEEAPVYHKPSSEPAYFREFQQMEETVPEVENLEDTLISLLKQPTIASKEWVYNQYDYMVRTNTVVAPGSDAAVLRIRGTKKALAMTTDCNSRYLYLDPETGGKIAVAEAARNIVCSGGTPLAITDCLNFGNPEKPEIFWQLEKAADGMSEACTVLGAPVIGGNVSLYNETNGTAIYPTPVIGMVGLIEDTDYITTQDFKDAGDFIYVLGETKAEFGGSELQKLVYGGISGKAPALDLAVEKERMGLLSKAIREGLVQSAHDAAEGGLAVALAESAFSGKGLGADVEFNGDAVTALFSETQSRYVITVNPEKKERFEELTKAARIGRVTDSGKLTIRGSQGEQWVDLSIEKLEDAWRGAIPCLLKLKD